A part of Candidatus Woesearchaeota archaeon genomic DNA contains:
- a CDS encoding nitroreductase family protein, with translation MILLDFFDIIKGRRSVRQYSNKPIDKEILRELVDTARLAPSANNIQSWEFVVVTERKMLREISEKATWGKFIKDAAAAIIVSGKRDNSYIVEDCSAATENILLAAKAFGIGSCWVAGYKKEYSEEIGKMLELPKGIVIVSIISLGYPLGENVIHDKRALKDLLHWEKY, from the coding sequence GTGATATTATTGGATTTTTTTGATATAATCAAGGGAAGGCGCTCAGTAAGGCAGTATTCCAATAAGCCGATTGACAAGGAAATTCTTAGGGAACTTGTAGATACAGCAAGGCTTGCGCCATCAGCAAACAATATCCAATCTTGGGAGTTTGTGGTTGTAACAGAAAGAAAAATGCTGAGGGAGATTTCTGAGAAGGCAACCTGGGGAAAGTTCATAAAGGATGCTGCAGCCGCGATAATAGTCTCTGGTAAGCGCGATAATTCCTATATTGTTGAGGACTGCAGCGCAGCAACAGAGAACATACTTCTCGCTGCAAAAGCATTTGGAATTGGAAGCTGCTGGGTTGCCGGCTACAAAAAGGAATATTCTGAGGAGATAGGAAAGATGCTTGAACTTCCAAAGGGAATAGTTATAGTTTCCATAATATCCCTCGGTTATCCTTTAGGCGAGAATGTTATTCATGACAAGCGTGCATTGAAGGATTTGCTTCACTGGGAGAAATACTGA
- a CDS encoding RNA-guided pseudouridylation complex pseudouridine synthase subunit Cbf5, giving the protein MGKSAEKSLLPFQKIEREILVRRNASTDERFGKYPDKRTVEELIDFGVINVDKPSGPTSHQVSAYIQMILGIDKAGHSGTLDPGVTGVLPTALGKATRLSHLMLKSGKEYVALMHIHKDITEEGIKKSINDFVGRIEQLPPVKSAVKRVLRKRNVYYIDVLEIKGKDVLFRVGCEAGTYIRKLIHDFGVKSKVGANMEELRRTRVAHFSEENIYNLQEISDAFWYWKNEGNEKYIRKVILPAERIVDSLPKIYVTDTTVDSLSHGASLNIPGIAKLDSGIEKGDTVAVMTLKGEIIAYGESALDSNEMAEGEHGFAVKIEKVFMNPGTYPDSRKTAGE; this is encoded by the coding sequence ATGGGAAAAAGCGCAGAAAAAAGCCTCCTCCCTTTCCAGAAAATAGAAAGGGAAATTCTTGTAAGGCGCAATGCCTCAACAGATGAGCGGTTTGGGAAATATCCTGACAAGAGAACAGTTGAAGAGCTCATTGATTTTGGGGTAATAAATGTGGACAAGCCATCCGGACCGACAAGCCATCAGGTAAGCGCATATATCCAGATGATTCTCGGGATTGACAAGGCAGGGCACTCTGGAACACTTGACCCTGGCGTAACTGGTGTGCTTCCAACAGCATTGGGGAAAGCGACAAGGTTATCTCATCTTATGCTTAAATCAGGGAAAGAGTATGTTGCACTGATGCATATCCACAAGGATATTACTGAGGAAGGTATAAAGAAAAGTATTAATGATTTTGTGGGAAGGATTGAGCAGCTTCCCCCGGTAAAGTCAGCTGTCAAGAGAGTGCTGAGAAAGAGGAATGTCTATTATATTGATGTTCTTGAAATTAAGGGGAAGGATGTGCTTTTCCGGGTTGGATGCGAGGCAGGAACTTATATCCGAAAGCTTATCCATGACTTCGGCGTTAAAAGCAAGGTTGGGGCAAACATGGAGGAATTAAGGAGGACAAGGGTTGCGCATTTCAGCGAAGAGAACATATACAACCTCCAGGAAATTTCCGATGCTTTCTGGTATTGGAAAAATGAGGGAAATGAAAAATACATAAGAAAGGTTATACTTCCTGCAGAAAGGATAGTTGATTCTCTTCCTAAGATATATGTAACAGACACTACAGTTGATTCACTTTCGCATGGGGCAAGCCTCAATATTCCTGGAATCGCAAAGCTGGATTCGGGAATAGAAAAGGGCGACACAGTTGCTGTCATGACATTGAAAGGCGAGATAATAGCATACGGCGAATCTGCCCTTGATTCCAATGAGATGGCTGAAGGAGAGCACGGATTTGCTGTAAAAATCGAGAAGGTCTTCATGAACCCGGGAACTTATCCTGATTCAAGGAAAACTGCCGGAGAATAA
- a CDS encoding DUF357 domain-containing protein, which yields MNDRITREKLLKYFDVTGRALSAARKSLNKSGLKKEREEILDMAERYYSDAKHYFEKGDFVTAFASLNYAHGWLDCGARIRVFDVHDSEIFAAD from the coding sequence ATGAATGATCGGATAACGCGGGAAAAGCTCTTAAAGTATTTTGATGTAACTGGGAGAGCCCTCTCTGCAGCCAGGAAAAGCCTAAACAAGTCCGGGCTTAAGAAGGAAAGGGAAGAAATCCTCGACATGGCTGAGCGCTATTATTCTGATGCAAAGCACTACTTTGAGAAAGGCGACTTTGTAACCGCATTCGCATCGCTGAATTATGCCCACGGCTGGCTTGATTGCGGGGCAAGAATCAGGGTTTTTGACGTTCATGATTCAGAGATTTTTGCAGCAGATTAG
- a CDS encoding 50S ribosomal protein L15e, which yields MKMSLYQNIREAWRKPTPEFKEFLRQRLIEWRKEPVTLRVDHPTRLDRARAIGYRAKPGFIIIRQRVNRGGRMKPQIRNGRRPKRYGRRSIIGMNYQYVAEQRAAKKYPNLEVLNSYYLAQDAMRFWFEVILVDKSHPAIKADKRINWISRGANRSRLKRGLTHAASSSKMA from the coding sequence ATGAAAATGTCGTTATACCAGAATATCAGGGAAGCTTGGAGAAAGCCGACTCCCGAATTTAAGGAATTTCTCAGGCAGAGGCTTATTGAGTGGAGAAAAGAGCCTGTCACACTAAGGGTAGATCACCCAACAAGGCTTGACCGCGCAAGGGCTATTGGGTACAGGGCTAAGCCAGGATTCATAATCATCAGGCAGAGAGTCAATCGCGGCGGAAGGATGAAGCCCCAGATAAGAAATGGCAGAAGGCCAAAGAGATACGGCAGGAGGAGCATAATTGGAATGAATTACCAGTATGTTGCCGAGCAGAGGGCAGCCAAGAAATACCCCAACCTTGAGGTTCTCAACTCATACTATCTTGCGCAGGACGCTATGAGATTCTGGTTTGAGGTAATCCTTGTTGACAAGAGCCATCCTGCGATAAAGGCGGACAAGAGAATCAACTGGATTTCAAGAGGAGCCAACAGGTCAAGGCTCAAGAGAGGGCTTACGCACGCAGCAAGCTCCTCAAAGATGGCTTAA